Proteins from a genomic interval of Qipengyuania sp. JC766:
- a CDS encoding DUF3883 domain-containing protein, producing the protein MAGEDWTAPEIDAAVADYFAMLADDIAGIRYNKASHNRGLQKRTGRSRGSIEFKHQNTSAVLLGLGQPWIPGYKPAANFQYALVDGVLRWLDRNEDWLAPQAHQSRLRDPAAANWIGPPTERLLEFGPIPSQRNEPSPVDAEFMAKIGLKYDVAERDARNRALGKAGEERVLAHERARLASAGRDDLARKVRWTSAEDGDGYGYDISSFEADGSERLLEVKTTNGWERTPFHISANELAVADERRDHWHLIRLWDFARQPRAFALRPPLSAHADLSPTSFLASLK; encoded by the coding sequence TTGGCGGGCGAAGACTGGACTGCCCCGGAGATCGATGCTGCCGTTGCGGACTATTTCGCGATGCTGGCGGACGACATCGCAGGAATTCGTTATAATAAGGCCTCGCACAATCGAGGATTACAGAAGAGGACCGGGCGCAGTCGAGGTTCGATAGAGTTCAAACATCAGAATACCAGCGCAGTCCTGCTCGGTCTCGGTCAACCATGGATTCCAGGCTACAAGCCGGCGGCGAATTTCCAGTATGCCTTGGTAGATGGAGTGTTGCGCTGGCTAGATCGCAATGAGGACTGGCTTGCCCCACAAGCACATCAGTCGCGCCTAAGAGACCCTGCGGCGGCAAATTGGATAGGTCCGCCGACCGAGAGATTGCTCGAATTCGGTCCCATTCCCTCGCAGAGGAATGAGCCATCCCCGGTGGACGCCGAATTCATGGCCAAGATCGGCTTGAAATATGACGTGGCAGAACGCGACGCCCGTAATCGCGCCTTGGGCAAAGCTGGTGAAGAGCGAGTGCTTGCGCACGAACGAGCAAGGTTGGCGTCCGCAGGGAGGGATGACCTTGCTCGCAAGGTGCGTTGGACATCGGCAGAGGACGGAGACGGTTATGGTTATGACATCTCCAGCTTCGAGGCGGATGGCTCGGAGCGTCTATTGGAAGTGAAGACAACCAATGGCTGGGAGCGAACACCATTTCACATCAGTGCAAACGAACTCGCCGTTGCCGACGAAAGACGTGATCATTGGCATCTCATTCGGCTTTGGGACTTCGCTCGCCAGCCTAGGGCCTTCGCGCTTCGTCCTCCCTTGAGCGCTCATGCAGACCTCTCGCCGACAAGCTTTCTTGCCTCGTTGAAATGA
- a CDS encoding DUF2779 domain-containing protein yields MHHTKPHRRPGLSKSRITSFEQCPKKLWLSVHRPEFAQYDDGAKMRFVGGNEVGEIACALHPQGVMVDAEPDLTTALATTARLLGEGHPGPIFEATFQHEGVLVRVDVLERSEGDAWRAAEVKSSTGVKDYHRGDLATQVWVLREAGLELESAAIRHVDKTFELTRTGDYAGLFADVDLLDELEDTIAGRAVLVQQARAVLAGEEPELEMGDHCSSPFECEFAAYCGRDLPSGPEWPVTVLPRGGGKKWQKKGIENLLDLSPDNLSGTNAQILAATRDGVPFHDAEGARREMAKWGWPRAWLDFETIAPAVPRWIGARPYQQIPFQFSLHLEQEDGTITHHEFLTCDGSDPRRACAEALVQMVPGDATLIAYYAPFERRVLRDLAGWEPDLAEPLLAMAEATVDLLPVTRNNWYHRDQRGSWSIKAVLPTIAPELDYATLEVKDGGNAQMAWHEAADPGCSILRREALADALKAYCERDTWAMVVISKRLVE; encoded by the coding sequence ATGCACCATACGAAACCACATCGCCGCCCCGGCCTTTCCAAGTCACGCATAACCTCTTTCGAGCAGTGCCCGAAGAAACTTTGGTTGTCGGTCCACCGACCCGAATTCGCGCAATATGACGATGGCGCGAAGATGCGCTTTGTTGGGGGCAACGAAGTGGGAGAGATTGCCTGTGCGCTGCATCCCCAAGGAGTGATGGTTGATGCAGAGCCTGATTTGACGACCGCGCTTGCTACCACGGCGCGTCTGCTGGGCGAGGGGCATCCCGGCCCGATCTTCGAAGCCACTTTTCAGCATGAGGGCGTTCTGGTGCGCGTCGATGTGCTTGAGCGAAGCGAGGGCGATGCGTGGCGCGCAGCAGAGGTGAAAAGCTCGACAGGGGTGAAAGACTACCATCGCGGCGATCTTGCGACGCAAGTGTGGGTCCTGCGCGAAGCTGGCCTGGAGCTGGAAAGTGCGGCGATCCGGCACGTCGACAAGACATTCGAACTGACCCGGACGGGCGATTATGCCGGACTATTCGCCGATGTCGATCTTCTGGACGAGCTGGAGGACACGATAGCTGGCCGCGCCGTGCTGGTGCAGCAGGCAAGAGCTGTGCTCGCGGGCGAGGAACCGGAGCTGGAGATGGGCGATCACTGCTCCTCGCCGTTCGAATGCGAATTCGCGGCCTATTGCGGGCGCGACCTGCCGTCAGGCCCCGAATGGCCGGTTACCGTCCTTCCGCGCGGAGGCGGCAAGAAATGGCAGAAGAAAGGCATCGAGAACCTCCTCGACCTCTCGCCGGATAACCTCAGTGGCACCAACGCGCAGATCTTGGCAGCGACACGCGACGGCGTTCCTTTCCACGATGCGGAAGGCGCGCGCCGGGAAATGGCAAAATGGGGCTGGCCGCGGGCTTGGCTCGATTTCGAAACCATTGCGCCTGCCGTTCCGAGATGGATTGGGGCACGGCCCTATCAGCAGATCCCGTTCCAGTTCTCGCTCCACTTGGAACAGGAAGACGGGACGATCACGCATCACGAATTCCTCACCTGCGATGGCAGCGATCCCCGTCGCGCCTGCGCCGAGGCGCTGGTCCAGATGGTGCCAGGCGATGCGACCCTCATCGCCTACTATGCGCCGTTCGAACGCCGTGTGCTGCGTGATCTGGCCGGGTGGGAGCCGGATTTGGCTGAGCCGCTGCTAGCCATGGCAGAAGCGACCGTCGATCTCCTGCCCGTCACACGCAACAACTGGTATCACAGGGATCAGCGTGGAAGCTGGTCAATCAAGGCTGTCCTGCCGACCATCGCGCCCGAACTGGATTATGCTACGCTCGAGGTTAAGGATGGTGGGAACGCGCAGATGGCGTGGCATGAGGCGGCGGATCCTGGGTGCAGCATATTACGACGGGAGGCTTTGGCCGATGCGCTGAAAGCCTATTGCGAACGGGATACGTGGGCAATGGTGGTCATTAGCAAGCGACTGGTTGAATGA